In Actinomadura citrea, a single window of DNA contains:
- a CDS encoding hydantoinase/oxoprolinase N-terminal domain-containing protein: protein MADRTPGGTVTRDLRIGVDVGGTNTDAVVLSAKGEVLARTKQATSADVSSGLHAALTAVLDQLGDDVRRVGRVMLGTTHATNAILERRGLGKVAAIRLGGPATTSVPPAQSWPADLSAAITARTAVLPGGHYVDGRPISKLDPGALRAVLADVAGEADAIALTSVFSPAFADQEIEAAEIARDELGDAVPISMSHEIGTLGLLERENATILNAALYRVISAVWDGLQHTLAERGLDVTTYFAQNDGTLMAIDYAVRYPVLTIGSGPANSIRGAAFLSGLTDAIIADVGGTSTDFGVLYAGFPRESSAGVEIGGVRTNFRMPDILALALGGGTVIGPDGKVGPQSVGYRITEKALTFGGDTPTMTDAGALAGRGAPAGAPIPDRLRGALGSAVETADQMLADAVDRMTLGKTDQPLIAVGGGSFLIPDALAGVAEVIRPAHGDVANAVGAAIAMVSGTIETIIPAGEGRREAIAEASGVAGRRAVQAGADPAGVEVVEITEVPMSYLPEPALRLRVKAAGPLGNL from the coding sequence ATGGCTGACCGTACGCCCGGCGGCACCGTCACCCGCGACCTGCGCATCGGCGTCGACGTCGGCGGTACCAACACCGACGCGGTCGTCCTCAGCGCCAAGGGCGAGGTCCTGGCCAGGACGAAGCAGGCGACGAGCGCCGACGTCTCCTCGGGTCTGCACGCGGCGCTGACCGCGGTGCTGGACCAGCTCGGCGACGACGTCCGGCGGGTGGGCCGGGTCATGCTCGGCACCACGCACGCCACCAACGCGATCCTGGAGCGGCGGGGGCTCGGCAAGGTGGCCGCGATCCGGCTCGGCGGGCCGGCCACCACCTCGGTGCCCCCGGCGCAGTCCTGGCCGGCGGACCTGTCGGCGGCGATCACCGCGCGCACCGCCGTGCTCCCCGGCGGCCACTACGTCGACGGCAGGCCGATCTCCAAGCTCGACCCCGGCGCGCTGCGCGCCGTGCTCGCCGACGTCGCCGGCGAGGCCGACGCGATCGCGCTGACGAGCGTGTTCAGCCCCGCCTTCGCCGACCAGGAGATCGAGGCGGCGGAGATCGCCCGGGACGAGCTCGGCGACGCGGTGCCCATCTCGATGAGCCATGAGATCGGCACGCTCGGGCTGCTGGAGCGCGAGAACGCCACGATCCTCAACGCGGCCCTCTACCGGGTCATCAGCGCCGTGTGGGACGGACTGCAGCACACGCTCGCCGAGCGGGGCCTGGACGTCACCACGTACTTCGCGCAGAACGACGGCACCCTCATGGCGATCGACTACGCCGTGCGGTACCCGGTGCTGACGATCGGCTCGGGCCCGGCCAACTCCATCCGGGGCGCGGCCTTCCTGTCCGGCCTCACCGACGCGATCATCGCGGACGTGGGCGGCACCTCGACCGACTTCGGCGTGCTGTACGCCGGTTTCCCCCGGGAGTCGTCCGCGGGCGTCGAGATCGGCGGGGTGCGGACCAACTTCCGGATGCCCGACATCCTCGCGCTCGCGCTCGGCGGCGGCACCGTCATCGGGCCGGACGGGAAAGTGGGGCCGCAGTCGGTGGGGTACCGGATCACCGAGAAGGCGCTGACCTTCGGCGGCGACACCCCCACCATGACCGACGCGGGCGCGCTGGCGGGCCGCGGGGCGCCGGCCGGCGCCCCGATCCCGGACCGGCTGCGCGGCGCGCTCGGCTCGGCGGTGGAGACGGCCGACCAGATGCTGGCCGACGCGGTCGACCGCATGACCCTCGGCAAGACCGACCAGCCGCTGATCGCGGTGGGCGGCGGGTCGTTCCTGATCCCCGACGCGCTGGCCGGCGTCGCCGAGGTGATCCGCCCCGCCCACGGGGACGTCGCCAACGCCGTCGGCGCGGCGATCGCCATGGTCAGCGGGACCATTGAGACCATTATCCCGGCAGGCGAGGGCCGCAGGGAGGCCATCGCCGAGGCGTCCGGTGTGGCCGGTCGCCGGGCCGTGCAGGCCGGAGCCGATCCGGCCGGAGTGGAGGTCGTGGAGATCACCGAAGTACCGATGAGTTACCTGCCCGAACCCGCGCTGCGGCTGCGGGTCAAGGCCGCCGGCCCGCTCGGCAACCTCTAG
- a CDS encoding LCP family protein gives MSDKDPRRDDLAGDEAARRPPAAPETAGDTAPGSPDAGEASTTGGPEPGDGETAAAPSGTAAEESGDETDGPADAEAAAGPHASGQDGDGDAEAPEETVTGDKTVTGDEESAAAGEAADDDGPDDAAPSGTAARARRRGGRRKGLRRVAVVAVALLLAAGGGAAWLYHDLVGGIEQKHVSDKLGTNRPKKLNKSLNILLIGSDTREGENSEYAVPGMAGARSDTTILLHLSPNRDQAVGISFPRDSMVKMPACKKEKGGTVPAQFGMLNAAFAYAGPTCTWKTLESLTGIHIDHFVQVDFAGFKRMVDALGGVEICVDKPVRDPRAELYLKAGKQTVKGDDALGYVRARYSLGDGSDLERIERQQKFMAAVVDKATSGSVLTDPAKTYKFLKAATKSMTTDDDLDLAGMRKLADGLKGMSAGQVRFVTVPVEGYAPDPNRVQWNGELAKPLFEAIRHDDELPAEPVKPAPARPVPPPPGKVHVTVVDAGARDAQVKRVVKQLRQRGFTVAKKVEKTAAAPETRLVYAPAAEAQASALARDVPDAQLTSDTAGPRDGVRLVIGANGVRLAPPAINKIGGGVKAGRKLCG, from the coding sequence ATGAGCGACAAAGACCCGCGCCGCGACGACCTCGCGGGGGACGAGGCCGCCCGCCGACCGCCGGCGGCCCCGGAGACGGCCGGCGACACCGCCCCAGGTTCCCCGGACGCCGGAGAGGCGTCGACCACCGGTGGGCCCGAACCCGGTGACGGCGAAACGGCCGCCGCGCCCAGCGGCACGGCGGCCGAGGAGAGCGGCGACGAGACCGACGGCCCCGCGGACGCCGAGGCGGCAGCCGGCCCGCACGCGTCCGGACAGGACGGCGACGGCGACGCCGAAGCGCCGGAAGAGACGGTGACCGGGGACAAGACGGTGACCGGCGACGAGGAGTCGGCCGCGGCCGGCGAGGCGGCGGACGATGACGGGCCGGACGACGCCGCGCCCTCCGGGACCGCCGCCAGAGCCCGGCGGCGTGGCGGACGGCGGAAGGGGCTGCGCCGGGTCGCGGTCGTCGCGGTCGCGCTGCTGCTGGCCGCGGGGGGCGGCGCGGCGTGGCTCTATCACGACCTCGTCGGCGGGATCGAGCAGAAGCACGTCAGCGACAAGCTCGGCACGAACCGGCCGAAGAAGCTGAACAAGTCGCTCAACATCCTCCTCATCGGGTCCGACACGCGGGAGGGCGAGAACTCGGAGTACGCGGTGCCCGGGATGGCCGGGGCACGGTCGGACACCACGATCCTGCTGCATCTCTCGCCGAACCGGGACCAGGCGGTCGGGATCAGCTTTCCGCGCGACTCCATGGTGAAGATGCCGGCATGCAAGAAGGAGAAGGGCGGCACCGTCCCGGCACAGTTCGGGATGCTGAACGCGGCGTTCGCCTATGCGGGGCCGACGTGCACGTGGAAGACGCTGGAGTCGCTCACCGGCATCCACATCGACCATTTCGTGCAGGTGGACTTCGCCGGGTTCAAGCGGATGGTGGACGCCCTGGGCGGCGTCGAGATCTGCGTCGACAAGCCCGTGAGGGACCCGAGGGCCGAGCTCTACCTGAAGGCCGGGAAGCAGACCGTGAAGGGGGACGATGCGCTCGGCTACGTGCGCGCGCGCTACTCGCTCGGTGACGGCTCGGACCTGGAGCGCATCGAACGGCAGCAGAAGTTCATGGCGGCGGTCGTCGACAAGGCCACCAGCGGGTCCGTCCTCACCGATCCCGCGAAGACGTACAAGTTCCTCAAGGCCGCGACCAAGTCGATGACGACCGACGACGACCTGGATCTGGCGGGGATGCGGAAGCTGGCGGACGGGCTGAAGGGGATGAGCGCCGGCCAGGTGCGGTTCGTCACCGTCCCCGTGGAGGGGTACGCGCCGGACCCGAACCGCGTCCAGTGGAACGGGGAGCTCGCGAAGCCGCTGTTCGAGGCGATCCGGCATGACGACGAGCTGCCCGCCGAGCCGGTCAAGCCCGCCCCGGCGCGACCGGTGCCGCCCCCGCCCGGCAAGGTGCACGTCACCGTGGTCGACGCGGGCGCCCGGGACGCGCAGGTGAAACGGGTCGTGAAGCAGCTCCGGCAGCGCGGGTTCACGGTGGCGAAGAAGGTCGAGAAGACCGCCGCGGCGCCGGAGACCCGCCTCGTCTACGCGCCGGCCGCGGAGGCGCAGGCGTCGGCGCTCGCGCGGGACGTCCCGGACGCGCAGCTCACCTCCGACACCGCCGGTCCGCGGGACGGCGTCCGGCTCGTCATCGGAGCGAACGGGGTGCGCCTCGCGCCGCCCGCCATCAACAAGATCGGCGGAGGCGTCAAGGCCGGCCGGAAGCTCTGCGGCTGA
- a CDS encoding DUF917 domain-containing protein, which produces MTLDDVPALARGCAILGTGGGGDVETGTLTAVRAIDEFGEVPLIPLSEVPDDSLVLPLSGIGAPTVAHEMLMSGEEPLLIRDEVERILGRPVAAVMACEIGGSNGVGPVGWAARLGLPLVDADGMGRAFPEVQMVSMYVAGRPVNLVVLADVQGNVTTVRPVDGLWSERISRAVCIASGASALMADYVLTGAQARGAVIEGTVSKALAIGHAVQEGSDPLGALCATLDATVLITGKVIDVERRTGGGFVRGSLVVDGTGDDRGRLLRVEIQNENLIALEDGRARACVPDLITVVDAQTAGAISTESLRYGQRVAVLSWPCDPIWRTERGLATAGPRAFGYDIDYTPVEELSHG; this is translated from the coding sequence GTGACTCTCGACGACGTTCCGGCGCTCGCCCGCGGCTGCGCGATCCTGGGCACCGGGGGCGGCGGGGACGTCGAGACGGGCACGCTGACCGCGGTCCGGGCGATCGACGAGTTCGGCGAGGTGCCGCTCATCCCGCTGTCGGAGGTGCCCGACGACAGCCTCGTCCTCCCGCTGTCGGGGATCGGAGCACCCACCGTCGCCCACGAGATGCTGATGAGCGGCGAGGAGCCGCTGCTGATCCGGGACGAGGTCGAGCGGATCCTCGGCCGTCCGGTGGCGGCGGTCATGGCCTGCGAGATCGGCGGCTCGAACGGCGTCGGGCCGGTCGGCTGGGCGGCGCGGCTCGGCCTGCCGCTGGTCGACGCCGACGGGATGGGACGGGCGTTTCCCGAGGTCCAGATGGTCTCGATGTACGTGGCGGGACGGCCGGTGAACCTCGTCGTCCTGGCCGACGTGCAGGGCAACGTCACCACGGTCCGCCCGGTCGACGGGCTGTGGTCGGAGCGCATCTCCCGCGCGGTCTGCATCGCCAGCGGGGCGTCCGCGCTGATGGCCGACTACGTGCTGACCGGCGCGCAGGCGCGGGGCGCGGTCATCGAGGGGACGGTGAGCAAGGCCCTCGCGATCGGCCACGCCGTGCAGGAGGGCTCCGACCCGCTCGGCGCCCTGTGCGCGACGCTGGACGCCACCGTCCTGATCACCGGGAAGGTCATCGACGTCGAGCGCCGGACCGGCGGCGGTTTCGTCCGCGGCAGCCTGGTCGTCGACGGCACCGGCGACGACCGCGGCCGGCTGCTCCGGGTGGAGATCCAGAACGAGAACCTGATCGCGCTGGAGGACGGCCGGGCGCGCGCCTGCGTCCCCGACCTGATCACCGTGGTGGACGCGCAGACCGCCGGCGCCATCTCCACCGAGTCGCTGCGCTACGGACAGCGGGTGGCGGTGCTGTCCTGGCCGTGCGACCCGATCTGGCGGACCGAGCGGGGTCTCGCCACGGCCGGCCCGCGGGCCTTCGGCTACGACATCGACTACACGCCCGTGGAGGAGCTCTCTCATGGCTGA
- a CDS encoding ATP-binding protein yields the protein MYEDSDQGFTRVSSWHTRFGPGPAASRRLVGNLLSGQPDKATLAQLGVTELVTNAYRHGLGLTDEEIRTMDTFPEDVVLRLAGIRRGRSSYYLRIEVYDPNPTPPDWARSLDDGSALNGRGLALIRKELSRYGAISTKDGKCVVAEYELDYPAAS from the coding sequence ATGTATGAGGACTCCGACCAGGGCTTCACGCGCGTGAGCTCCTGGCACACCAGGTTCGGCCCCGGGCCCGCGGCATCCCGCAGGCTGGTGGGGAATCTCCTCTCCGGCCAGCCGGACAAGGCGACCCTGGCGCAGCTCGGCGTGACCGAACTCGTCACCAACGCCTACCGGCACGGGCTGGGCCTGACCGACGAGGAGATCCGGACCATGGACACGTTCCCCGAGGACGTGGTCCTGAGGCTGGCCGGCATCAGGCGCGGGAGGTCGTCGTACTACCTCCGCATCGAGGTCTACGACCCCAACCCGACACCGCCGGACTGGGCTCGCAGCCTCGATGACGGTTCCGCCCTCAACGGCCGAGGGCTGGCGCTGATCCGCAAGGAGCTGTCCCGGTACGGGGCCATCTCCACCAAGGACGGGAAGTGCGTGGTGGCCGAGTACGAACTCGACTACCCCGCCGCCTCCTGA
- a CDS encoding PucR family transcriptional regulator: MSFVADLVGTGSRIPLTLLAGPADAEPLTSVTAVEALARLQRAPEGALVVVTGRSAARAAGYELDIAVRTAAERGVPALVLIGCGPLPITAARLADRARLAVLTAEEDCDVAEVVLYLGQVIRGDAADSLARAQAALQIVRDVGEAPGPAEGGDRVVALLERVGAVLGRTLTTTDEAAGPAGAEPIWVAGRRRGGVTGPPDDAVRLVLPAVAAAIGRLRQYALERATAPGQTRSDILTELIVSERAQAGALADRARLLGLAVDDLHTVIWMTPDRPPGPDPAELAERRRLFDTLTLRTHQAPQPSGESWNLARLAADIVLVGTARAEIRQARALQMIDAVRAAVAEEHPGTVLRFGIGTPQRGIEGLRQSATEARAAAAIAVRSRELVHTFDAAGINRVLSQIAASALSRRVIDDLLRPLDALGPGRSAEAIATLCAYLDARGSLKAAASRLALHPNAVNYRIRKIVERLGADLSDPDTAFALHLACRVRLRD, encoded by the coding sequence GTGTCCTTCGTCGCGGACCTGGTCGGGACCGGTTCCCGGATCCCCCTCACCCTGCTCGCCGGCCCGGCCGACGCCGAGCCGCTCACCTCCGTCACCGCGGTCGAGGCGCTGGCGCGGCTGCAACGCGCCCCGGAGGGCGCCCTGGTCGTCGTGACGGGACGGTCGGCCGCGAGAGCCGCCGGATACGAGCTGGACATCGCCGTCCGCACCGCCGCCGAACGCGGAGTGCCCGCGCTGGTCCTCATCGGCTGCGGACCGCTGCCGATCACCGCGGCCCGGCTGGCCGACCGGGCCCGCCTGGCCGTCCTCACGGCCGAGGAGGACTGCGACGTCGCCGAGGTCGTGCTCTACCTCGGCCAGGTCATCCGGGGCGACGCCGCCGACTCGCTCGCCCGCGCGCAGGCGGCGCTGCAGATCGTCCGCGACGTCGGCGAGGCCCCCGGCCCCGCCGAGGGCGGCGACCGCGTCGTCGCGCTGCTGGAACGGGTCGGGGCCGTGCTCGGCCGCACCCTGACGACGACCGACGAGGCGGCGGGGCCGGCCGGCGCCGAGCCGATCTGGGTGGCGGGCCGCCGCCGGGGCGGCGTGACCGGTCCGCCCGACGACGCCGTACGGCTGGTGCTGCCCGCCGTGGCCGCCGCGATCGGCCGCCTGCGGCAGTACGCGCTGGAGCGGGCGACCGCGCCCGGCCAGACCCGGTCCGACATCCTCACCGAGCTGATCGTCAGCGAACGCGCCCAGGCGGGCGCACTGGCCGACCGGGCCCGGCTGCTCGGCCTGGCCGTGGACGACCTGCACACCGTCATCTGGATGACCCCGGACCGGCCGCCCGGCCCGGACCCCGCCGAGCTCGCGGAGCGGCGGCGGCTGTTCGACACCCTCACCCTGCGCACCCACCAGGCCCCGCAGCCGTCCGGCGAGTCGTGGAACCTTGCCCGCCTCGCCGCCGACATCGTGCTGGTCGGCACCGCCCGGGCCGAGATCCGCCAAGCACGCGCCCTGCAGATGATCGACGCCGTGCGCGCCGCCGTCGCCGAGGAGCATCCCGGCACGGTGCTGCGCTTCGGGATCGGCACACCGCAGCGCGGGATCGAGGGGCTGCGCCAGTCGGCCACGGAGGCCCGCGCCGCGGCGGCGATCGCCGTCCGCTCCCGCGAACTCGTCCACACCTTCGACGCCGCGGGCATCAACCGGGTGCTCTCCCAGATCGCCGCCTCGGCGCTCAGCCGCCGGGTGATCGACGATCTGCTGCGCCCGCTCGACGCGCTCGGCCCGGGACGGTCGGCCGAGGCCATCGCGACGCTGTGCGCCTACCTCGACGCGCGCGGCTCGCTGAAGGCCGCCGCGTCCCGGCTGGCGCTGCACCCCAACGCGGTCAACTACCGGATCAGGAAGATCGTCGAAAGGCTCGGCGCCGACCTGTCCGACCCCGACACCGCGTTCGCCCTGCACCTGGCCTGCCGCGTCCGCCTCCGCGACTGA